The following are from one region of the Mycolicibacterium diernhoferi genome:
- a CDS encoding DUF2867 domain-containing protein has product MKIPDAVHTRQPWRIHELTTDFEILDVWSFRAPGAGPGDLAAMFAVIQAAGAQPKPHSLTRLLFAVRWKLGRVFGWDEVPPGAQPLSARLPADLLQPGTDTAVRGLPFTLLYQLPDEIALEVRNRTVHGVAHLGWVHNAGGGYALQMAVLVKPDGPLGRAYLAAIAPFRHLVVYPALTRQWEQAWTRRQPTIH; this is encoded by the coding sequence ATGAAGATTCCCGATGCCGTCCATACCCGTCAGCCGTGGCGCATCCACGAGCTGACAACGGACTTCGAGATCCTCGACGTCTGGTCGTTCCGGGCGCCGGGTGCGGGGCCGGGTGACCTTGCCGCCATGTTCGCCGTCATTCAGGCGGCCGGCGCCCAACCCAAGCCCCACAGCCTGACCCGGCTGCTGTTCGCGGTGCGCTGGAAACTCGGGCGGGTGTTCGGCTGGGACGAAGTACCGCCCGGCGCGCAGCCCCTGAGCGCGCGGCTGCCCGCCGACCTCCTGCAGCCCGGCACCGATACAGCGGTGCGCGGCCTACCGTTCACCTTGCTGTACCAACTACCCGACGAGATCGCACTGGAGGTGCGCAACCGGACCGTGCACGGGGTGGCGCATCTGGGCTGGGTGCACAACGCCGGTGGTGGGTATGCGCTGCAGATGGCGGTGCTGGTGAAGCCCGACGGCCCGCTCGGCCGGGCCTACCTGGCCGCGATCGCGCCGTTCCGGCACCTGGTCGTCTATCCCGCGCTGACGCGGCAGTGGGAACAGGCCTGGACGCGCCGGCAGCCCACGATCCACTAG
- a CDS encoding PP2C family protein-serine/threonine phosphatase, translated as MRAPQNPLPSPGPNVATAAGGRRLSLLLVEDDRADALLVEELIADTTGEFDFVWSPSIAHAARTLTTHRPDCILLDLNLPDASGMDAVHQLSKLDPTVPIIVLTGLNDEHFGISAVSSGAQDYLVKGRVEPDTLRRAVLYAIERKRAELASVDLHSSRLRAMENARLERGLLPSPVLEESPGVQIVTRSRPSRQDALVGGDFFDVVQTANRTVHVMIGDVAGHGPDEAALGVALRIGWRALTFAGLRGNERMRELDRILTTERPSRGIFATLLSVALEPDSGRFTAVRAGHPGMLLQGDGTVDWLEPKPGAALGLGAREWPVEHYELPEGYGLLLLTDGLFEGHSGRGDERLGEQGLLAMARSLAHLPGRDFVEGLIEHAESRAQLHGGLTDDIAVIRVERSSS; from the coding sequence ATGCGCGCACCACAGAACCCACTGCCCTCACCGGGCCCGAATGTTGCCACCGCCGCCGGTGGACGACGACTGTCCCTGCTTCTGGTCGAGGATGACCGCGCCGACGCGTTGCTGGTGGAAGAGCTGATCGCGGACACCACCGGGGAATTCGACTTCGTCTGGTCTCCGTCCATCGCGCATGCCGCCCGGACCCTGACCACCCATCGCCCCGACTGCATCCTGCTGGACCTGAACCTGCCCGATGCCAGCGGCATGGATGCCGTACACCAGTTGAGCAAACTGGACCCCACCGTCCCGATCATCGTGCTCACCGGGCTCAACGATGAACATTTCGGCATATCCGCGGTGTCCTCGGGTGCCCAGGACTACCTGGTCAAGGGCCGAGTCGAACCCGACACCCTGCGCCGCGCCGTGCTCTACGCCATCGAACGCAAGCGCGCCGAGCTGGCCAGCGTCGATCTGCACTCCAGCCGGCTGCGCGCCATGGAGAACGCCCGCCTGGAGCGCGGCCTGCTGCCGTCGCCGGTGCTGGAGGAATCCCCCGGGGTGCAGATCGTCACCCGGTCCCGCCCCAGCCGGCAGGACGCCCTGGTCGGAGGCGATTTCTTCGACGTCGTGCAGACCGCCAACCGCACGGTGCACGTGATGATCGGCGATGTCGCCGGCCACGGCCCCGATGAGGCGGCACTCGGGGTGGCCCTGCGCATCGGCTGGCGCGCGCTGACCTTCGCCGGCCTGCGCGGCAACGAGCGGATGCGCGAACTCGACCGGATCCTGACGACCGAACGCCCGAGCCGGGGGATCTTCGCCACGCTGCTGAGCGTGGCGTTGGAACCCGACAGCGGACGCTTCACCGCGGTCCGGGCCGGCCACCCCGGCATGCTGTTGCAGGGCGACGGGACGGTGGACTGGCTCGAACCCAAGCCCGGCGCGGCACTCGGCCTCGGCGCCCGGGAATGGCCGGTCGAACATTACGAGCTACCCGAGGGGTACGGCCTGCTACTGCTCACCGACGGTTTGTTCGAGGGCCACTCCGGCCGCGGCGATGAACGCCTCGGGGAGCAGGGGCTGCTGGCGATGGCGCGATCCCTGGCCCACCTGCCCGGCCGCGACTTCGTGGAGGGCCTCATCGAGCACGCCGAATCCCGGGCACAACTGCACGGCGGGCTCACCGACGATATCGCCGTGATCCGGGTGGAGCGTTCAAGCTCATGA
- a CDS encoding sensor histidine kinase, translating to MKLTVQGWQNLVLSVIGLVVLVGAIGATVLVSRADTVSNEIRDTIQPARIAAYQLQAALRDQETAVRGYLLTADPRFLDPYNDGRTAEAAAAQQIRDSLSSYPDLLADLDAIDAAAATWRAEYADPMVTSVVPANPADVSEQNSEEGRVLFDRLRDLFAGQNEHLSEARVAGLAHLDQIRGWRDAVMLTMILAFFTMAVLLAVVIRTAVSAPLGALAAACRRITEGNFGERIIPRGPRDIRAIGASVEDMRQRIVDELEVSQTAKAALAEQADELRRSNAELEQFAYVASHDLQEPLRKVASFCQLLEKRYGDKLDERGTEYIGFAVDGAKRMQVLINDLLTFSRVGRLNAKTTEVDLNSVVDAAMGNLTTAIGESGAQIVRPAEPLPTIDGDPTLLVMVWQNLIGNAVKFHREGVPPRIEIECREGTGEHADKYLFTVTDNGIGIGEEFADKVFVIFQRLHGRDAYSGTGIGLALCKKIVEYHGGTIWIDTSYQDGTRFQFTLPLTPTTAPNDALAPLLEGTR from the coding sequence ATGAAGCTGACCGTGCAGGGCTGGCAGAACCTTGTGCTCTCCGTCATCGGTCTGGTGGTGCTGGTCGGCGCGATCGGCGCCACCGTCCTGGTGAGCCGGGCCGACACGGTGTCCAACGAGATCCGCGACACGATTCAGCCGGCGCGCATCGCCGCCTATCAGTTGCAGGCCGCGCTGCGGGATCAGGAAACCGCGGTCCGCGGCTACCTGCTCACCGCCGACCCTCGATTCCTGGACCCCTACAACGACGGGCGCACCGCCGAGGCTGCTGCGGCCCAACAGATCCGGGACAGCCTGTCCTCGTACCCCGACCTGCTCGCCGATCTCGACGCGATCGATGCGGCCGCCGCGACCTGGCGCGCCGAATACGCCGACCCCATGGTCACCAGCGTCGTGCCGGCCAATCCGGCCGACGTCTCCGAGCAGAACTCCGAAGAGGGCAGGGTGCTCTTCGACCGTCTTCGCGATCTGTTCGCCGGGCAGAACGAGCACCTCAGCGAGGCCCGGGTGGCCGGTCTGGCACATCTGGACCAGATCCGCGGCTGGCGGGACGCGGTCATGCTGACGATGATCCTGGCCTTCTTCACGATGGCGGTGCTGCTGGCGGTGGTGATCCGCACGGCCGTCTCGGCACCGCTGGGAGCGCTGGCCGCCGCCTGCCGTCGGATCACCGAGGGCAACTTCGGTGAGCGCATCATTCCGCGCGGGCCCCGCGACATCCGGGCGATCGGCGCCAGTGTCGAGGACATGCGGCAGCGGATCGTGGATGAACTCGAGGTATCCCAGACCGCGAAGGCCGCGCTCGCCGAACAGGCCGATGAGTTGCGGCGCTCGAACGCCGAACTCGAGCAGTTCGCCTACGTCGCATCCCACGATCTGCAGGAGCCGCTGCGCAAGGTGGCCTCCTTCTGTCAGCTGCTGGAGAAGCGCTACGGCGACAAACTCGATGAGCGCGGTACCGAATACATCGGTTTCGCCGTCGACGGCGCCAAACGGATGCAGGTGCTGATCAACGATCTGCTGACCTTCTCGCGGGTCGGGCGGCTCAACGCGAAGACCACCGAGGTGGACCTCAACTCCGTCGTCGATGCCGCCATGGGCAATCTGACCACCGCGATCGGCGAGTCGGGGGCGCAGATCGTGCGCCCGGCCGAGCCGCTGCCCACCATCGACGGCGACCCGACGCTACTGGTCATGGTGTGGCAGAACCTGATCGGCAACGCCGTGAAGTTCCACCGCGAGGGTGTACCGCCCCGCATCGAGATCGAGTGCCGCGAAGGCACCGGTGAGCATGCCGACAAGTACCTGTTCACGGTGACCGACAACGGGATCGGCATCGGCGAGGAGTTCGCCGACAAGGTGTTCGTCATCTTCCAGCGGCTGCACGGCCGCGATGCGTACTCCGGCACCGGGATCGGGCTGGCGCTGTGCAAGAAGATCGTGGAGTACCACGGCGGGACGATCTGGATCGACACGTCCTATCAGGACGGGACACGATTCCAGTTCACCTTGCCCCTGACCCCCACCACCGCGCCCAACGACGCGTTGGCACCCCTGCTGGAAGGAACCCGATGA
- a CDS encoding response regulator, whose translation MSYPDDTRAIDILLVEDDPGDELITREAFEHNKIKNNLHVAHDGEEGLDFLYRRGAYADAPRPDLILLDLNLPKYDGRQLLEQIKSDADLCHIPIVVLTTSSAEEDILRSYKLHANAYVTKPVDLDQFMSAVRQIDEFFVQVVRLPQF comes from the coding sequence ATGAGCTATCCCGATGACACCCGCGCGATTGACATCCTGCTCGTCGAGGACGACCCGGGCGATGAGCTGATCACCCGGGAGGCTTTCGAGCACAACAAGATCAAGAACAATCTGCATGTCGCCCACGACGGCGAGGAGGGCCTGGACTTCCTCTACCGGCGCGGCGCCTACGCCGATGCGCCCCGGCCCGATCTGATCCTGCTCGATCTCAATCTGCCCAAGTACGACGGCCGGCAACTGCTGGAGCAGATCAAGTCCGACGCCGATCTGTGCCACATCCCGATCGTGGTGCTGACGACGTCGTCGGCCGAAGAGGACATCCTGCGCAGCTACAAGCTGCACGCCAATGCCTACGTGACCAAACCCGTCGACCTCGATCAGTTCATGAGCGCGGTACGCCAGATCGACGAGTTCTTCGTTCAGGTCGTGCGGCTGCCGCAGTTCTGA
- a CDS encoding ATP-binding protein — MTEQGDSAAAFAKIGVIAGPELASQIRQELAHWLQQYFLLDAEKSSDVLLAVYEALANAAEFAYDGADQPGPMHVRAAHDPDTSVLTVTVSDEGRWRVKDQNVHNPARGRGIPLMHALTDRTEIDSTPAGTEVRLHWDDIAQNCGSRTT, encoded by the coding sequence ATGACAGAGCAAGGCGATTCCGCAGCAGCATTCGCGAAGATCGGCGTCATCGCCGGACCCGAACTCGCGTCCCAGATCCGGCAGGAGCTTGCCCACTGGCTGCAGCAGTATTTTCTGCTGGACGCCGAGAAGTCCAGTGATGTGCTGCTGGCCGTCTACGAGGCTCTCGCCAACGCGGCCGAGTTCGCCTATGACGGCGCCGACCAGCCCGGCCCGATGCATGTGCGTGCCGCCCACGACCCGGACACCTCCGTGCTCACCGTGACGGTCAGCGATGAGGGACGCTGGCGGGTCAAGGATCAGAACGTGCACAATCCGGCGCGGGGTCGGGGAATCCCGTTGATGCACGCGCTCACCGACCGCACCGAGATCGACTCCACCCCGGCAGGCACCGAGGTGCGCCTGCACTGGGATGACATCGCTCAGAACTGCGGCAGCCGCACGACCTGA